The genomic DNA TCTTTTTTAGAAATGTTGCCCAAATTTCATAGTAAATTTTGAAGTAATATTTGTAGCCCTAAATCAAGAGTCGCGTTTATGTTAAATCAGTTGTGAACAATAGATTATGTAGTGGAATAGATTAGGCCATTTTACTCTTGGTACCAAAGAACAAAGATAACAATGATGCATATGCAATTATGGCTGGAAGGTACATGAATAACACCGAGGTTGAGAATTTGAACAGAGGGAGCAGCAGGATTATATTGTTCAGTATCCCCTGTGGTCCGATCGTCGTACTGCTCTATAGGATCAGATTTCATGGCGTTTGCAAGAGCTGGAATGTTGCCCAATATAAAATGAGACCCGCAGATTTTATGTCATGGGGGCTGTAAAAGATATGTTTCAATGTCTGCTCTATGCAATGCCGTTGTCGTTTAATACTAAGCAAGGCGTTTTCggttttaaaaatatatttggatCATTTTGTTAGTTCCTATCCTTTGTGCTTCTGTACGAACATTGATGTTACTTGCATTTTAATAAACCCGCCCAGGGACAATACTGGCAAAACCTTCTTGTGTTATTCTCCTCTAACAAAAGAAGTTGGTGAAATCGATTCTCTTTTTAGAAAAAAAATCTGTCCACGACATTGTTCTCCGACTATGTCCCCTGGGCGAAAGGTAGTTTGTAGAGGAGCGGCTGTGAAACGGCGATTCCCCCCTTTCCATTGAAGTAGGGAGGGCCTCCTTCCCCACCATTCCGGCCTATTATTAATAGGGATTTTACCGATGCTGAAGGTAGCTTGCTTACCAAGCCACCCAGCTAGTCGCTAGAAAGAAGCGCATACATGTACTCTCCTCAAGAGTACTCCTAATTCaaattaattcaaatattaaGAAGGAAGAATTAAAATGTTGTTCTAAATGACTGTTTAAACCCATTTTTAATTTTAAGAGTCTCATCTGTCTCTTCAATTTTAAAAGCCAAATTTCACTCTTaactattattttaatatatattttttacaaCACTATTTTTCTCTTTCCATTTACTTTTGTTTTCCGGTGAATTTAAGAtgtttttaataataaaaaatagatTAAGCAGTCAATTTAAAGAGTATTGTTGGAGATGAGAACATATTAAATCATTAAGAGTCAATAATTTATATGATTTATAAAAAATGAGTTAGGAGTCTGTCGGAGATCTCTCAAAATATGAGCTGACTACTTACTGGTTTTTCCACATAACATGATTATTCGAAATTTGTCTTTTTAGTTGTAAAACGTTCTGATATAAACTATGTTACCCGAACTCTTCATTTTACAAGAATACTCGGATatgaacatatattttaaaataaatacatGTATTTTCTTTTAAATGTTGTCGAGTCCAATACTTGATGGTATAGCAGACTTCTGACCTAGCTAGCTTAGAATATAAATAACATTAACACATATTGCCAAACAAGCCATTTAAACTTGGACGAAGTCCTATTAGAGAAGAGCATTTCATTTTCAGGCCTCGAATTCGCATAGTCCACCAGACAATATACGTGcttgcttttctttctttttttttttggaGGGAAGGTTTAGAATTTCAAGATAGGCTGCTAGTGCTTATGTGTACACTATGTCATCCCACAAATACCACACTACCCTTTCAATGTGTTTAATTATTCCATAGTTGTATAATAATAGTAACAGCATGTTACTTGCATTACATTGTTTTACTTGTTGTCATTCTTTCACAACTAATCATTCTTTTGATTATTTATCTTATGTTTTTGTCACTTAGTTTTATAAAACTATTCTTTACCTTCGATGCGAGACAGTATATACCAAATCTGATAGTGTATACATAAGTGAGATACTGTTGTGCTTTGTAAGGAATCTAACAAATTCTATCCAATCTGAATACATGTAAGTGAATATTTATATTATTGTTATAAAATCGGATAggccgatttttaaaaaaattatcgataaaatattcaaaaatcggtcaaaaatatttattCAATTTAACCGATTCTTAATAAATTACTAATAAATTATCGATAAATCGCAAATTGGAAATTAAATGAAATAGTTCTAATTTTTGAAATCGGTAATCATGATTAATATAAACAGTGCCACTGTATTGTCGGGATCCAAGAAATTTTAATTTTGCTAACATCCTATCTCTTGTCGTCAGCGTTTGATTCGGGTCGCTCTAGATTTATGTGAGAACATCTACTTATTTGTAAGAATATCTATTAATATTATTACTAGCATATAATATTAGTATAGAAGCGTATAGAAGGATCGAAAATCATAAATAAATTACAACCCCAAATCTTTATTTAGTTATGAAATAGATTACTATATGAAAATTTGTTTTTCTTTGCAATTTGAAATCAATTAGTACATATGTAAAATTTGAGCAAAAATACGAGCTACCGCTATGCTGGCAATTCCTAGTTGTGTTGGGTAACCTGAATCTTTTTATTCAAGTTTTTTTAATACGTAAAACCCATCCTATTAGCATAAAACTTACCAACCATGTAACTTACACGTCATCATTTGAAAACTTTATTTGACAAAAAAAAAATTTCATTTGAAAACTTTAGCATTTCTCATTTTTATACTCAAGTTAATGCAAAATACATCGGATACCCAAAATTTAGCTACGTAGATACATATATTCTTTAAGAAATTAATAGATTTCATTAATCTTGCTTGTGTTATGAATATATTACAATTCACAGCTACTAATCTACCAGGATTATGTGTTGTTTAATCCCTCTCTACCAAGAGTCCAAGACGCATCCTTTTTTCATTATAAAAGCGAAACAACAACAGTATTATGGACACTTATAATTTCAATCTGTTTATTCAACACATTTCACTATTCCTGTAAATGAATCTCCAATGTTAATTTTCCTTTACACAGGGAAACTTATTACTTACAGGTTTTATTAAGAAAATTGACCAATTTTTCAAAAATTGACGATATATAAATCGGTAAAACTATCTGACCGATTCTCTAAAACACCGATAAACTACCAGTAAATAATCTGATTTTTTAAAAACAGTTTGATAAATCACTAATCGGTACTTGAATAAAttaattccaatttctgaaatatATAAAGTAGGCTACATAAGTAATTCAGTTTGGAAAATCATTGAGAGTAGGAGCAGTGTCGCTATCTATGGCAGAGTTCTGGTAATTTTAAGTTTTAACAGGTTGGTATAGTATCGCATTCATACATACAGAAGCGCAGAGTATACTTGTGTTTGTTTGCAACTAGATCACAGCCTTTATTTCATTTCTAAAATATATTCTACTGTTTTCCttgtaaataaaaatataaccCAATGTATTTAAATACTCATGCGCATCATACTTTCACTGGAACAACGAATCTTCAACCTCTAAGTTTCTAACAAATTAATCATGTGAAATATACCAATGAGCTGCAGCACCACTGGCACAACAACTTGTATATTACTAGTGAACAACAACAAGTTGCAGAAACATATATCAAAGTAGCCATTTTCAGTTGACATAAAAATTATGTGAATCATGGCCTATCATTTCTAAGAATGACATCCTACATTAAAGATCATGTTAGTTTTAGCATCCTACGCTGTACAGTGAAGAGCTATATACAGATAAAATCACCAAAGAAATTTATGGTAAAAAATGTTTTAATTTTAACCCAAAGAAATCCTGGATTTTACTGTGAAATAATGGATATAGGACCACTAGAAATGCTTCCATAACTATCATCACATAAAGCCAATGCACGCTCCAAATTAGCAACAATGTCAGTCATAGTTGGCCTGTCTTTACCTTCTAGGTTTACACAATGCATTGCTGTGTATGCCACAAGCTCTACTGCCTCTGCTTCGTTCAACTCCGGCTGCCCCACCCTAGGGTCCAGGATTTTCATCAACTCCCCCGCCATAATAACTGGCACTGCAAAGTCCACCACACTTATTGGTGTACCCCCGTTCTCTTTCTCTTCGCTCTTAAATATAGCCCTCTTGCCGCTTAAAATCTCTAGCAGTACAATTCCTAGaccatagacatcgctttttgcTGTTAAAACGTTTAGACCATAATACTCTGGATCAATGTACCCGACTGTTCCAGCTGCCTTCATCGGTTTATAGTCACGATCAGACTGCGGGCCATGTAATGACAATCCAAAATCAGAAACTCTTGCAGTCCAATTAGCATCCAGGAGTATGTTAGATGACTTAATATCCCGATGAATTATAGGAGGAACAGCATAATTGTGGAGATACTCGATCCCCCGTGCAGCATCTAATGCAATTTTGATCCTCATTTTCCAAGAATTCAGTAAGCTGCTACTTTTCTCCACGTTGTTCTTGTcgtgtaaatgattataaagtgCTCCATTTTTCATGTAATCATAGACCAGGAGTCTCTCATCCCCCTCTTCACAATACCCAACAAGCCTAACCAAGTGTTTGTGGTGAAGCCTAGACAAAAATGACAATTCTGAATCGAAAGCACTCTCTTTTTCTTGAAACTTGTTCAATTTCGTGCCAGTTTCTCCCCTTTTAATGGCAACTTCGCGACCATCCGGTAATTTACCTTTGTACACAATACCAAAGCTCCCTGCACCAATCTTATTCTCCAGGGAGAAACTATCTGTGGCAGCTACAAGATCTGCAAACGTGAATTCTTCTGCTCTGTCTGTGTGCTTTGCAGAGGTTCCACTCCTCTGACGACTAAACATTCCCGAGGTACCACTCCTCTGACGACCCCATACTCTTGAACCCTGTCGCCTAATAGTTGATGATCTCGACGGCGGACTACTCGAGTGCTGAGCATTGGAACTATTCCTAGTAATAGTTGGTTGCACCGAACTATGAACTTTCTTGTGACCGAAACAAGCACCAGTCCACAACAAATAAATTACTGTACAAATAGCCAATAAACCACCAGCACATCCAACAATAGCCAATACCAAGAACCCCTTTTTCAAATCCTTAGACCCTGAAGATGGCGAGGGAACGTACACCACCGGCGACGAAACCGGAGGAAACGACTCCAACAAGTCACAACTCCTACATATATTCCCATTACCCGAACAAAGAGTCTCAGACTGAGGATACAAACCACACTCACATGTCGACTCAAGACAAGCCCCCGGAAGAATCTTAGGCAACGACAACTCAACCCCTAACGAGTAGGAACTATTATCCCACCCTGCCCCCCAACAAATAACAGAAAAATTACTAGCAGTCAATCCACACGTAAAATTAAAACCAGCAACAATCGACACAAACGAAACCCCATCCGTGACATTACTACCACTAAACCCCCCATTCCCACCCCAACAAACAACAGAACTATTCACCCTCCTAATCACACAACCAAAATTAAACCCTAAAGCAACCGCATTATACTCATACTCAAACCCTAAAGGAACATTCAATTGCCCCGAATCATTCCTCCCTTTACAAATTAAAAAACCCGATAAATTAAATCCGCAAGCAAATTCACCACCAACAACAATACTCAACATTTTCAAACCAACAAATTCATTTTCAATAAAATTAGAAATCGTATCATTTTCATCATTACCTCCCCAGCAACTAACCGAATTATTATTCATCAACACGCCACACGAAAACCCTACCCCAGCCGAAATACCCCAAAACTTCGCGGATTTATTAGGCAACTTGGCTAAAACGTCGTCGTCTCGCCAACATTTTAAATTTTCATCACTAAGAGCACAAATCTGATCATCGCCGACGGTTAAATTTTTCAACAGAACATTTTTACTGTAGTAAATTCTCTTGGGAACAAACGTCTCATTCCAACAAATCAAACTGTACCCACCGGATCGTACGCCGCAGAAAATATTCCGCCCGCCGGAAATCGACTCGAACGAAGTTTCCGGCAAGATGTTGACCGTCCGATTTTTTCGCCAGCATTGTATTCGCTGTTTCTGTTGCTCGGCAACGATGCCACAGACTGTGGTGGCGTCTCCGTAGCTGACGGCGAGCGTTGAGGCGGCGGCGCCGAGTGAATTGACGGATGAGATAACGGAGAATATGAAAATGAAGGCGGCGGCGATGAACGGCGGCGACATTTAGAAATGGCCGGCGGTGAGGTTTGAAATAGTGTCCGTGGTCTTCATTAGTGGACAGCAAGTGGACTTGTAGAGAGAAAGTATATAGTGTACGTTTAGATTGAAAAATAGGATATGATGTATCAAAAGGTAATAAAATATATTATCTGGaattatataaataaaagaatattattttttattttctattATTGTATGTGAATATGACAAGCATTTTTACTGACCTCGTGCAAGCTTTTATAAATGGTAATGTATGTAAATATGTATgcattaattattatttttgttaatttctgtttttgtgttttgtagttttttttctgaaaataaaatggCATTGTTTGTACATGTGTGTTGTTTGGCTAATGTGTGCCCTTGGGCACACCATATAAAATCTCTTAttcggaatattaataaattcaatcttaagttacgtgataaatttacattaaaaaataaaatacaaactaatgTTCCGTGTGGAGCAAGAATATTAAAACATACAAAAATATGGAGACGAGAGAAAAAAAAGGATAAAAACAATTACATGTTTATTACATTTTCCATTTGTTTggttaaatattttataatgaTTGTGAATCTTATGAACGAAGCCTTAATATTAAACTAAGGTTAGTTAATAAATAagtatacttattaatttatatgatatcaactacatttttggaaatatattttattataaatatatgttacgagttgcggttgcgattttctaaaatttaaaaccgcatccaaaccgcgaatgagcggtttttaaaatttaaattcacAACCAACCCGCGTTTCGCGATTATCCGCAAAATGTGGATCGATTGCGAGCGGTTCGTCTGTACACCCATAATTCAAGTGTTGTTCCATAGTTTTAATTTTGATTCCCGCTAAATTCTAAAATTTGCt from Apium graveolens cultivar Ventura chromosome 5, ASM990537v1, whole genome shotgun sequence includes the following:
- the LOC141724444 gene encoding putative serine/threonine-protein kinase-like protein CCR3 codes for the protein MSPPFIAAAFIFIFSVISSVNSLGAAASTLAVSYGDATTVCGIVAEQQKQRIQCWRKNRTVNILPETSFESISGGRNIFCGVRSGGYSLICWNETFVPKRIYYSKNVLLKNLTVGDDQICALSDENLKCWRDDDVLAKLPNKSAKFWGISAGVGFSCGVLMNNNSVSCWGGNDENDTISNFIENEFVGLKMLSIVVGGEFACGFNLSGFLICKGRNDSGQLNVPLGFEYEYNAVALGFNFGCVIRRVNSSVVCWGGNGGFSGSNVTDGVSFVSIVAGFNFTCGLTASNFSVICWGAGWDNSSYSLGVELSLPKILPGACLESTCECGLYPQSETLCSGNGNICRSCDLLESFPPVSSPVVYVPSPSSGSKDLKKGFLVLAIVGCAGGLLAICTVIYLLWTGACFGHKKVHSSVQPTITRNSSNAQHSSSPPSRSSTIRRQGSRVWGRQRSGTSGMFSRQRSGTSAKHTDRAEEFTFADLVAATDSFSLENKIGAGSFGIVYKGKLPDGREVAIKRGETGTKLNKFQEKESAFDSELSFLSRLHHKHLVRLVGYCEEGDERLLVYDYMKNGALYNHLHDKNNVEKSSSLLNSWKMRIKIALDAARGIEYLHNYAVPPIIHRDIKSSNILLDANWTARVSDFGLSLHGPQSDRDYKPMKAAGTVGYIDPEYYGLNVLTAKSDVYGLGIVLLEILSGKRAIFKSEEKENGGTPISVVDFAVPVIMAGELMKILDPRVGQPELNEAEAVELVAYTAMHCVNLEGKDRPTMTDIVANLERALALCDDSYGSISSGPISIISQ